The following are encoded in a window of Kitasatospora sp. NBC_01250 genomic DNA:
- a CDS encoding glycosyltransferase 87 family protein, producing MGDRTEPERLARTRSFLSGSTGTAAVAALISLGVFAILRHFQAFSMVDMIVYRAEGQAVVSGHDLYTMRVPVWDLAATYPPFAAMLFVPSTWFDISALRALVTLANVGLLGLLGWYSFTLAGWPRRRFRPAATVLVAGFGVWLEPVFTTIQYGQVNLGIACLVLYDLTRPDQHRGKGIAIGIAAGIKLTPGLFAVYLLLTGRVRAAMVAGGTFLATALIGVVALPGASWGFWTKYVWDSSRVGVTELVDDQSMRGAVARLLSKHAPGLIATLASGLCLVLGLTIAVLAARATREIRRAEAWGVVCTAITALLLSPISWTHHWIWCVPLLVLLAAEVSQELRLPRGIRRLRWRLVLAGTALVFLSYAMWLVPQAGGLGVPWYWQLPSSVYPVTGVVVLAVTGLRLLRIHRPSLARRIRSESGPADLSAQDASLTRQS from the coding sequence GTGGGTGACCGCACCGAGCCGGAGCGGCTCGCCCGGACCCGCTCGTTCCTGTCGGGTTCCACCGGCACGGCGGCCGTCGCGGCCCTGATCTCACTGGGCGTCTTCGCGATCCTGCGGCACTTCCAGGCGTTCTCGATGGTGGACATGATCGTCTACCGGGCCGAGGGCCAGGCCGTCGTCAGCGGGCACGACCTCTACACGATGCGGGTGCCGGTCTGGGACCTGGCCGCCACCTACCCGCCGTTCGCGGCGATGCTCTTCGTGCCGAGCACCTGGTTCGACATCTCCGCGCTGCGCGCGCTGGTGACGCTGGCCAACGTCGGCCTGCTCGGGCTGCTGGGCTGGTACTCCTTCACCCTGGCCGGCTGGCCGCGCCGGCGCTTCCGCCCGGCCGCGACGGTGCTGGTGGCCGGCTTCGGGGTCTGGCTGGAGCCCGTCTTCACCACGATCCAGTACGGCCAGGTCAACCTGGGCATCGCCTGCCTGGTGCTGTACGACCTGACCCGCCCCGACCAGCACCGTGGCAAGGGCATCGCGATCGGCATCGCCGCGGGCATCAAGCTGACCCCCGGCCTCTTCGCGGTCTACCTGCTGCTCACCGGCCGGGTACGCGCCGCGATGGTGGCCGGCGGCACCTTCCTGGCCACCGCGCTGATCGGCGTGGTCGCGCTGCCCGGCGCCTCCTGGGGCTTCTGGACCAAGTACGTCTGGGACTCCAGCCGGGTCGGCGTCACCGAGCTGGTCGACGACCAGTCGATGCGCGGGGCGGTGGCCCGGCTGCTCAGCAAGCACGCCCCGGGCCTGATCGCCACCCTGGCCAGCGGTCTGTGCCTGGTACTGGGCCTGACCATCGCGGTGCTGGCCGCCCGGGCCACCCGGGAGATCCGGCGGGCCGAGGCCTGGGGCGTGGTCTGCACGGCGATCACCGCGCTGCTGCTGTCGCCGATCAGCTGGACCCACCACTGGATCTGGTGCGTGCCGCTGCTGGTCCTGCTCGCCGCCGAGGTCTCCCAGGAGCTGCGCCTGCCGCGCGGGATACGCCGGCTGCGCTGGCGGCTGGTGCTGGCCGGCACCGCGCTGGTCTTCCTCTCCTACGCGATGTGGCTGGTGCCGCAAGCAGGCGGGTTGGGCGTCCCCTGGTACTGGCAGCTACCCTCGTCGGTCTATCCGGTGACCGGGGTCGTGGTGCTGGCCGTGACGGGCCTGCGACTGCTGCGGATCCACCGACCGTCCCTGGCCCGCCGCATCCGCAGTGAGTCCGGGCCGGCCGACCTGAGCGCGCAGGACGCCTCCCTGACAAGGCAGAGCTGA